The genomic stretch CCGCTCCAGGAGCCTTCCCAGGTAGGAGAATACCCCGCTCGCCACCAGGTAGACCAGGGCCAGGAAGAGGTAGACCTCCCGTTCCAGGCCCACGTTCTGGGGGTTGGCCAGGACGGCCCGGGCCACGCCCATGAGGTCCAGGAGGCCGATGAGGGCCACCAGGGAGGTGTCCTTGAAGAGGGCGATGTACTGACCCACCAGGGCCGGCACCACCGCCCTCAGGGCCTGGGGGAGGATGACATAGCGCACCGCTTGGAAAGGGGTGAGCCCCAGGCTGAAGGCCGCCTCCCACTGCCCCTTGGGCACCGCCTGCAACCCTCCCCGCACGTTCTCCGCCAGGTAGGCGGCGGCGAAGAGGGTGAAGGCCACCAGGGCCCGCACCACCTGGGGAGGACGAAAGCCCTCCGGCAGGAAGAGGGGCACGGTCACGAAAGCCAGGAAGAGGAGGGAGACCAGGGGAACCCCGCGCACTCCCTCTATGAAGGCGATGGCGAGGAAGCGCAGGACGGGAAGCCGGGCCTGCCGCCCGAAGGCCAGGGCCACCCCCAGGGGGAAGGCGAGGAGCATGGCCACCCCGGAGAGCAGGAAGGAAAGGAGGAGGCCCCCCCAGAGGGTGGGGGGCCAGGGCAGGAGGAGGAGGCTGCCCAGAAGGCCGAGCAGGAAGAGGAGGCGGGGCCTGGGAACCCGGACCACCCGGAGGCCTCCGAGCCACCCGAGAATGGCCAGGGCGAGGAATCCCAGGAAGCCCACCACCCGGGGCAGGTGGTCCTTGGGCAGCTGGCCCACGAGGAAGTAAGGGAGGTTCTCCCCCACCACCCGCCACTCCGCCCTGAGGCCCCAGAGGAGGAGGGCCTGGCCCAGCCAGCCCAGGAAGGCCAGGAGAAGGAGGGAGACCAGGGCGTTGCCCGGGGTCCCGAAGAGGGCCTTGAGAAGCCTCATAGCCGCCACCTCAGGGCCACGCGCCGGTTGTAGGTGTTGACGGCGGCGCTGATGCCAAGGCTCAGGGTCAGGTACACGGCCATGACCAGGAGGATGGCCTCGAGGCTCCGGCCCGACTGGTTGGCCACGGTGCTGTACACGGAGAAGAGGTCCGGGTAGCCCACCGCCACCCCCAAGGAGGTGTTCTTGGCCAGGTTCAGGTACTGGTTGGCGAGGGGCGGGACGGCGATGCGCACCGCCTGGGGGAGGACGATGAGGCGGAAGGCGTCCCGGCCCTCGAGGCCCAGGGCGTAGGCCGCCTCCCACTGCCCCTTGGGCACCG from Thermus thermamylovorans encodes the following:
- a CDS encoding ABC transporter permease subunit, which encodes HINPYTTLGLGAITWFLLRQRPLWAWGSLVLGLFLGWALWGPPFSFSAPEKGAFGTRGGLLLSPEFAALLFGLVVYTSAFIAEVFRGAILAVPKGQWEAAYALGLEGRDAFRLIVLPQAVRIAVPPLANQYLNLAKNTSLGVAVGYPDLFSVYSTVANQSGRSLEAILLVMAVYLTLSLGISAAVNTYNRRVALRWRL
- a CDS encoding amino acid ABC transporter permease, producing the protein MRLLKALFGTPGNALVSLLLLAFLGWLGQALLLWGLRAEWRVVGENLPYFLVGQLPKDHLPRVVGFLGFLALAILGWLGGLRVVRVPRPRLLFLLGLLGSLLLLPWPPTLWGGLLLSFLLSGVAMLLAFPLGVALAFGRQARLPVLRFLAIAFIEGVRGVPLVSLLFLAFVTVPLFLPEGFRPPQVVRALVAFTLFAAAYLAENVRGGLQAVPKGQWEAAFSLGLTPFQAVRYVILPQALRAVVPALVGQYIALFKDTSLVALIGLLDLMGVARAVLANPQNVGLEREVYLFLALVYLVASGVFSYLGRLLERGLGLGVR